The nucleotide window TATGCAGTACGGCTGGACACTATTCGTCAACCCGATCAACGAGAAATACCAGTGGGGGCGCGCAGCGATCCAGGTGGCGTTCACGATTTTCGTGGTCACCGAAACGTGGCTCGTGCCCGTTGAAGGGTATCTCGTCGATCGCTTCGGGCCGAGGCCGGTCGTTGTCGGCGGCGGCATTCTGTGCGCGCTTGCGTGGGCGCTGAACTCGGTCGCGTCATCCTTGCCGCTGCTTTATTTCGCGGCCGCAATCGGCGGCATCGGCGCAGGCGCGGTGTACGGCACCTGCGTCGGCAATGCGCTCAAGTGGTTTCCCCATCGCCGCGGGCTTGCGGCCGGGATCACCGCAGCCGGTTTCGGCATGGGCTCCGCAGCGACGGTCGTGCCGATCGCGAACATGATCAAGAGCAGCGGCTATGAAGCGACATTCCTGTGGTTCGGCTTGGGCCAGGGAATTATCGTGTTCATTCTGGGCCTTGCATTGCTCGCGCCACCGAAGAGCCTGCTCGAAAGCGCGAAGGCCGCTGCAACGGGCACGGCCAACGCGGTGAAGCGCACGATCTACAACGCGACACCTCGCGAAGTGGTGAGTTCGCCGGTGTTCTGGGTCATGTACCTGATGTTCGTGATGATGGCCGCGGGCGGGCTGATGGCAACGGCACAGCTTGGTCCGATCGCCAAAGACTTCGGATTGCAGGACTCCCCGGTTTCATTGGCAGGGCTTACGTTGCCGGCGCTGACGTTCGCGTTGACGATCGACCGCGTGCTCAACGGTTTGACACGGCCGTTCTTCGGCTGGGTGTCGGACCGCATCGGCCGCGAAAATACGATGTTCGTCGCGTTCGCAATCGAGGCGATCGGCATCGTTGCGCTGTCGCGATATGGTCACAGCCCGACTGCGTTCGTCATCCTGACGGGTATCGTGTTCTTCGCATGGGGTGAAATCTATAGCCTCTTCCCCGCCACTTGCGGCGACACGTATGGGCCGAAGTTCGCCGCGACGAATGCGGGTCTGCTCTATACGGCAAAGGGCACCGCGGCCCTGCTCGTACCGTTCACCAGCGTCATTACCGCCGCCACGGGAAGCTGGCACGCGGTGTTCATGCTTGCAGCCGGTATGGCGGCTGTTGCTGCGCTGCTCGCGGTCT belongs to Paraburkholderia sp. SOS3 and includes:
- the oxlT gene encoding oxalate/formate MFS antiporter; this translates as MRADREEQAGQASSWMASPWVQLVFGVICMAMIANMQYGWTLFVNPINEKYQWGRAAIQVAFTIFVVTETWLVPVEGYLVDRFGPRPVVVGGGILCALAWALNSVASSLPLLYFAAAIGGIGAGAVYGTCVGNALKWFPHRRGLAAGITAAGFGMGSAATVVPIANMIKSSGYEATFLWFGLGQGIIVFILGLALLAPPKSLLESAKAAATGTANAVKRTIYNATPREVVSSPVFWVMYLMFVMMAAGGLMATAQLGPIAKDFGLQDSPVSLAGLTLPALTFALTIDRVLNGLTRPFFGWVSDRIGRENTMFVAFAIEAIGIVALSRYGHSPTAFVILTGIVFFAWGEIYSLFPATCGDTYGPKFAATNAGLLYTAKGTAALLVPFTSVITAATGSWHAVFMLAAGMAAVAALLAVFVLKPMRRAHAERHSSPAIDLPYGAGSLVSESARVSGIER